Proteins encoded by one window of Pseudanabaenaceae cyanobacterium SKYG29:
- a CDS encoding 2-hydroxyacid dehydrogenase: MRVAVFNTKSYDREFLTRANEKYHHDLHFFPFHLTIDTVSLAAGFPAVCVFINDYLTAEIIQQLAEHGTRLIATRSAGFNHIDLVAAKECGVTVVRVPAYSPYAVAEHAVGLILMLNRKLHKAYNRVRDDNFSLEGLLGFDLHGSTVGIIGTGTIGLCFARIMHGFGCKLLAYDVQKNPACLELGVEYLPLTEVFTYSDIVSLHCPLLPETYHLVNSETLQHFKPGAMLINTSRGGLIDTKAVIEAIKSGRIGYLGIDVYEQEENLFFEDLSDTVIQDDVFQLLQSFPNVVITAHQAFFTRNALTNIAETTLSNIKEIEEGRECKNVITAR, from the coding sequence ATGCGCGTTGCGGTATTCAATACCAAGTCCTACGATCGGGAATTTCTCACCAGAGCCAATGAAAAATATCACCATGACCTGCATTTCTTCCCTTTTCACCTAACTATAGACACAGTCTCCCTCGCTGCTGGTTTCCCTGCTGTTTGTGTGTTTATTAACGACTATCTCACTGCGGAGATTATTCAGCAACTGGCAGAACATGGCACCAGATTAATTGCTACCCGATCGGCGGGTTTTAATCACATTGATTTAGTGGCTGCCAAAGAATGTGGTGTTACAGTAGTACGAGTACCTGCGTATTCTCCTTACGCTGTCGCAGAACATGCGGTAGGTTTAATCTTAATGCTTAATCGTAAATTACACAAAGCCTATAATCGTGTACGGGATGATAATTTTTCCTTGGAAGGATTGCTGGGTTTTGATCTCCATGGTTCCACTGTTGGCATTATTGGCACGGGCACGATCGGTTTATGTTTTGCCCGCATTATGCATGGATTTGGCTGTAAATTGTTGGCTTATGACGTACAGAAAAATCCTGCCTGTCTGGAACTGGGCGTAGAATATTTACCCCTCACGGAGGTTTTTACTTACTCTGATATTGTCTCTCTCCATTGTCCTTTACTACCGGAAACTTATCATTTAGTTAACAGTGAAACCTTACAACATTTCAAACCAGGAGCAATGTTAATTAATACTAGCAGGGGTGGGCTAATTGATACTAAGGCAGTAATTGAAGCAATTAAGTCAGGACGGATTGGTTATTTAGGTATTGATGTGTACGAACAGGAGGAAAATCTATTCTTTGAAGACTTATCGGACACCGTGATTCAGGATGATGTATTTCAATTATTACAATCTTTCCCCAATGTAGTAATCACCGCCCATCAAGCTTTTTTCACCCGTAATGCTCTGACCAATATTGCTGAAACTACACTCAGTAACATTAAGGAAATTGAGGAAGGTAGGGAGTGTAAAAATGTGATTACTGCTAGATAA
- a CDS encoding site-2 protease family protein, whose translation MENSRRGWQIGRISGIPVLVDPSWLLIIFLFALGFNNFYKDSLPQWSLGIGLGVGLLYFASILLHELAHSIVAQRSGIKVNFVVLHFFGGLSSLEREPKTPLTEALVAGAGPLTNLILSFVGLSLVYALVGSHFPSLVNKEGIGKLLDSQNSFIVATAIVLYRVASLNLFVAVINIFPGLPLDGGRLLRALLWWLYRSKYQGTVTAARSGQFLGWIIIIYGVLVVISLGSFGGVLLILIGWMFLSEATQTLRLTELQFALTKTTAEVTMTRDFRLVDGGTTLREFADNYLLKEQSNIRPLYFATTDGRDRGWIDPQKLSQIPTDRWSEETVESIATPLKSLVTVDLSMSLNQIINTLEANKLKWVAVLSPVGSVAGVIDRGDILRALGKVMRWNLAESFIQQVKQEGVFPPVLPLAEISAQLQDNYN comes from the coding sequence ATGGAAAATAGTCGGCGGGGTTGGCAAATTGGCAGGATTAGTGGGATTCCAGTTTTAGTTGACCCCAGCTGGTTATTGATTATTTTTTTGTTTGCCCTCGGCTTTAACAATTTCTATAAAGATTCTCTGCCCCAGTGGTCCTTAGGTATTGGTTTAGGGGTTGGTTTGCTGTATTTTGCCTCTATTTTATTACACGAATTAGCCCACAGCATAGTGGCTCAGCGATCGGGCATCAAAGTTAATTTTGTTGTTCTCCATTTCTTTGGTGGTCTATCGTCTTTGGAGCGGGAACCCAAAACGCCTTTGACAGAAGCTTTAGTAGCGGGAGCAGGACCCCTAACCAATTTAATTTTGTCCTTTGTTGGTCTTAGTCTTGTCTATGCATTAGTGGGGTCACATTTTCCTAGTTTAGTTAACAAAGAAGGCATAGGCAAACTCCTTGATAGTCAAAATTCTTTCATTGTAGCAACGGCAATCGTGTTGTACCGTGTAGCAAGCTTGAATCTGTTTGTAGCGGTCATAAATATTTTCCCCGGTTTACCCCTCGACGGTGGTAGGTTATTAAGAGCTTTGCTATGGTGGCTTTATCGCAGTAAGTATCAGGGTACAGTGACAGCAGCCCGATCGGGTCAATTTCTGGGCTGGATCATCATCATCTATGGAGTGCTAGTAGTAATTTCTCTCGGTAGCTTTGGTGGCGTATTACTGATATTGATTGGCTGGATGTTTTTATCAGAAGCAACTCAAACCCTGCGCCTGACGGAATTACAATTTGCCCTAACTAAGACGACAGCAGAAGTGACGATGACCAGGGATTTTCGCTTAGTAGATGGTGGAACTACCCTAAGAGAATTTGCTGACAATTACCTACTAAAGGAGCAATCAAACATTCGTCCTTTGTATTTTGCTACCACTGATGGCAGGGACAGGGGCTGGATTGATCCCCAAAAGTTAAGTCAGATTCCTACCGATCGGTGGTCAGAGGAAACTGTCGAATCTATTGCCACTCCCCTCAAATCTCTAGTTACTGTTGATCTGTCCATGTCTCTAAATCAAATCATCAACACCTTAGAAGCAAATAAACTGAAGTGGGTAGCAGTTTTATCCCCTGTGGGGTCAGTAGCAGGGGTAATCGATCGGGGGGATATTTTACGTGCTCTGGGGAAAGTAATGCGCTGGAATTTAGCGGAAAGTTTTATCCAACAAGTGAAACAGGAGGGTGTTTTTCCCCCTGTCCTACCCCTAGCAGAGATCAGTGCGCAACTGCAAGACAATTACAACTAA
- a CDS encoding sugar ABC transporter permease, giving the protein MLSKPHNQFTLLPWFFLFPGLFLLFTFVFLPILSVLFLSVTTGHLTRSGVSWVGLRHYLNLLSDPDFWQVLGNTVYFTVATVIPSVVIPLGLAVALDQAIPGRGILRTLYFLPAVISIVAAGLGWRWLLQPQGFFGDINWLGDPRLAMVALILLSIWKQLGFNMVVFLAGLQAIPHTLYEAAIIDGANSWQLFRYITLPGLRPTTIFVIIATTIFTFRSFEQVYVLTGGGPLNSTNILVYYIYEQAFSFFDFGYGAALTIVLLVIVMGLVYWQWRTWQGSN; this is encoded by the coding sequence ATGCTATCTAAACCTCACAATCAATTTACTCTACTGCCTTGGTTCTTCCTTTTTCCAGGACTATTTTTACTATTTACTTTTGTTTTCTTGCCTATTTTATCTGTTTTGTTTCTCAGTGTAACAACTGGACATTTGACCCGATCGGGCGTCAGCTGGGTAGGATTGCGGCATTACCTGAACTTGCTCAGCGACCCTGATTTCTGGCAGGTTTTGGGCAATACGGTCTATTTCACCGTAGCAACAGTGATTCCCAGTGTGGTAATCCCTCTAGGGTTAGCAGTGGCCCTCGATCAAGCTATTCCAGGGCGGGGAATTTTGCGGACGCTCTACTTCTTACCAGCGGTGATTTCGATCGTGGCGGCAGGGTTGGGTTGGCGGTGGTTACTACAACCGCAAGGATTTTTTGGTGATATTAATTGGCTAGGTGACCCCCGCTTGGCAATGGTGGCATTAATTCTGTTGAGTATTTGGAAACAATTAGGCTTCAATATGGTGGTCTTTTTGGCAGGATTACAGGCAATTCCCCATACGCTTTATGAAGCGGCAATCATTGATGGCGCTAATAGTTGGCAGTTGTTCCGTTATATCACTTTGCCTGGTCTTCGTCCTACCACAATCTTTGTGATTATTGCCACTACTATCTTTACATTCCGCAGTTTTGAACAAGTGTATGTCCTCACAGGAGGGGGTCCCCTCAACAGTACCAATATCCTGGTCTACTACATTTATGAACAAGCCTTTAGCTTCTTTGATTTTGGCTACGGCGCAGCATTAACGATCGTGCTTTTAGTCATAGTAATGGGGTTAGTCTATTGGCAATGGCGGACTTGGCAGGGGAGTAATTAG
- a CDS encoding response regulator transcription factor has protein sequence MEEQKPQILIVEDQRIFVRDLTEILVEGGYEVCGSFASGQQAIEKIPELSPDLVLLDIRLVGEVDGVEVGEYLKLFYNIPFIYVTGNTDEETVARAAKTKPEGFITKPFRPEQLLATIAVALQKYRTTEPKDIYSYGRFAKLVQYLENHIDRDIKLGEMAQLMQMNSSYFCRVFHQEIGVSPHQFLLQMRIKKAKQLLRQSPQMSVNDIAISCGFSSQSLLNKHFKKLVGTTPTQYRHNRDII, from the coding sequence ATGGAAGAGCAAAAGCCCCAAATTCTAATTGTAGAAGACCAGCGCATTTTTGTCCGCGATCTAACAGAAATTCTCGTAGAGGGGGGTTATGAGGTTTGTGGCTCCTTTGCCAGTGGTCAGCAGGCAATCGAAAAGATTCCTGAGTTAAGTCCCGATCTAGTTTTACTAGACATCCGGCTGGTCGGGGAAGTTGATGGCGTTGAGGTAGGAGAATATCTGAAACTGTTTTACAACATTCCGTTTATTTATGTCACAGGTAATACTGATGAAGAAACAGTTGCCCGGGCAGCTAAAACTAAACCAGAAGGATTTATTACCAAGCCCTTTCGTCCAGAACAACTTTTAGCCACGATCGCTGTAGCTTTGCAAAAATACCGCACCACAGAGCCAAAAGATATTTATAGTTATGGCAGATTTGCTAAACTAGTGCAATATTTAGAGAACCATATCGATAGGGATATAAAATTAGGGGAGATGGCGCAGTTAATGCAGATGAACAGTTCCTATTTTTGTCGAGTTTTTCATCAAGAAATTGGTGTTTCTCCCCACCAGTTCTTACTACAAATGCGCATTAAAAAAGCCAAGCAATTGCTACGACAATCTCCCCAGATGAGTGTCAACGACATTGCTATTAGCTGTGGCTTTAGTAGTCAGAGTTTACTTAATAAACACTTCAAAAAGCTTGTTGGTACTACCCCTACCCAATATCGCCATAATAGAGATATTATCTAG